A genomic stretch from Calidithermus timidus DSM 17022 includes:
- a CDS encoding S1C family serine protease, whose translation MKNTVLKTSSLLAVMVLSGSALWFALSQGQPSPTPAPAPSALQGLLPDERNTVEIAQTASPGVVYISVRSNPAASLPDNLQPFAPFLQPQPQQGTGSGFVLDKQGHILTNYHVVQGASQITVRFKDSLKSYSAKVLGTAPALDLAVIQVQAPANLLKPLTLGNSDQVLVGEKAIAIGNPFGLDYSVSTGIVSAVRRNPGAVDALVPTLIQTDAAINPGNSGGPLLNSKGEVIGINTAILSPSGQFGNPQNAGVGFAIPINLAKQYLQPLEQGKNVSDKEILASRPRLGVSVIPLAAYSPQTLKANNLPEAGLMIQSVEKGSPAEKAGLKAPTRFLQVQSPDGTVQQVGLNGDVILEANGNPIQDIGDLRGVLEAANGQPVTLKVWREGKILNVNVIPQILASQ comes from the coding sequence ATGAAAAATACCGTACTCAAAACCTCCAGCCTGCTGGCGGTGATGGTGCTTTCGGGTTCGGCTTTGTGGTTCGCCCTTAGCCAGGGCCAGCCAAGCCCCACCCCCGCCCCGGCCCCCAGCGCCCTCCAGGGCCTTCTGCCCGACGAACGCAACACCGTCGAGATTGCGCAGACGGCCAGCCCAGGGGTGGTCTACATCTCGGTGCGCAGCAACCCGGCAGCCAGCCTGCCCGACAACCTCCAGCCCTTTGCGCCCTTCCTGCAACCCCAACCGCAGCAGGGCACCGGCTCGGGTTTCGTGCTGGATAAGCAAGGGCACATCCTCACCAACTACCACGTGGTGCAGGGGGCCAGCCAGATCACGGTGCGCTTCAAGGACAGCCTCAAGAGCTACAGCGCCAAAGTGCTGGGCACCGCTCCGGCCCTCGACCTGGCGGTGATTCAGGTACAAGCCCCGGCCAACCTGCTCAAGCCCCTGACCCTGGGCAACTCCGACCAGGTGCTGGTGGGCGAAAAGGCCATCGCCATCGGGAATCCCTTCGGGCTCGACTACAGCGTCTCCACTGGCATCGTCTCGGCGGTGCGGCGCAACCCGGGCGCGGTGGACGCGCTGGTACCCACCCTGATCCAGACCGACGCGGCCATCAACCCCGGCAACTCCGGTGGGCCTTTGCTCAACTCCAAAGGCGAGGTCATCGGCATCAACACCGCCATCCTCTCGCCCTCGGGCCAGTTTGGCAACCCGCAGAACGCCGGGGTGGGCTTCGCCATCCCCATCAACCTGGCCAAGCAGTACCTGCAGCCGCTCGAGCAGGGCAAAAACGTCAGCGACAAGGAAATCCTGGCCTCCCGCCCGCGCCTGGGAGTCTCGGTGATACCCCTGGCGGCCTATAGCCCCCAAACCCTCAAGGCCAACAACCTACCCGAAGCAGGCCTGATGATCCAGAGCGTGGAGAAGGGCTCGCCCGCCGAAAAAGCTGGCCTTAAAGCACCCACCCGCTTCCTCCAGGTGCAATCCCCAGACGGCACGGTGCAACAGGTAGGGCTCAACGGGGACGTCATCTTGGAAGCCAACGGCAACCCCATCCAGGACATTGGCGATCTGCGAGGGGTGCTGGAGGCCGCCAACGGCCAGCCGGTCACCCTCAAAGTCTGGCGCGAGGGCAAGATCTTGAACGTGAACGTCATCCCCCAAATTCTCGCTTCCCAATAG
- a CDS encoding carbohydrate ABC transporter permease: protein MGTRLALYLGLSMVAVLVRLLWDLRFAGPTLYALAAVATLAAGLWAIRGKPLPLAWLGLTIGLTGAVAGYGLPWLSLLIPLGVFVGYWGWAKHVSEKDLGAFWGWALVWPAVGLLLVWQVIPAFYALWLSFFDRFNFIGHSRFVGLLNYEILLTRDPLFWKAMGNTFWFVVFTVPIGIGLATLAAILLNEKVRLQGLFRTLYFLPYITALTAAAAVWDWIYNPEFGFLNWLLGTPGFQWLSTPEGIFARMLRPLGINLSGFWAGPSVAFVAVMAMSVWHFLGYQVVVLLAGLQNIPKEYYEAAELDGASWWQKVRFITWPLLSPTTFFLFTLSLIGAFQVFTQVLILTPTGGVLQDTLTITLYLYNKGFRDSNFSYASALAVVVFMVILVLTLVQRRVLERRVTYEA from the coding sequence ATGGGTACGCGCTTAGCCCTCTATCTCGGCCTTAGCATGGTGGCCGTGCTGGTTCGGCTGCTGTGGGACCTGCGCTTTGCTGGGCCAACTTTGTATGCCCTGGCGGCGGTCGCAACCCTGGCAGCCGGGTTATGGGCGATCCGGGGTAAACCGCTGCCGCTGGCCTGGTTGGGACTGACCATCGGCCTGACAGGGGCCGTGGCGGGGTATGGCCTGCCCTGGCTCTCGCTGCTGATACCGCTGGGCGTATTCGTGGGCTACTGGGGCTGGGCGAAGCACGTCAGCGAGAAGGACCTAGGGGCGTTTTGGGGCTGGGCGCTGGTCTGGCCTGCGGTGGGGCTGCTGCTGGTGTGGCAGGTGATCCCCGCTTTTTACGCTCTGTGGCTTTCTTTTTTCGACCGCTTCAATTTCATCGGCCACAGCCGCTTCGTGGGATTGTTGAACTACGAAATTCTGCTGACGCGTGATCCGCTGTTCTGGAAAGCCATGGGCAACACCTTTTGGTTCGTAGTCTTCACCGTGCCCATCGGAATCGGGCTAGCGACCCTCGCGGCCATCCTGCTCAACGAGAAGGTGAGGCTGCAGGGGCTCTTCCGTACGCTATACTTCCTGCCCTACATCACCGCACTCACCGCAGCGGCGGCGGTATGGGACTGGATCTACAATCCTGAGTTCGGCTTCTTAAACTGGCTGCTGGGAACACCCGGCTTCCAGTGGCTGAGCACGCCGGAGGGCATCTTCGCCCGCATGCTCAGGCCGCTGGGCATAAACCTAAGCGGCTTCTGGGCTGGCCCGAGCGTGGCCTTCGTGGCGGTGATGGCCATGAGCGTTTGGCACTTCCTGGGTTATCAAGTGGTGGTACTGCTGGCCGGACTGCAAAACATCCCCAAAGAGTACTACGAGGCTGCTGAACTCGACGGGGCGAGCTGGTGGCAGAAGGTGCGCTTCATCACCTGGCCGCTGCTCTCCCCCACCACTTTTTTCCTCTTCACCCTGTCCTTAATCGGAGCTTTCCAGGTTTTCACGCAGGTGCTCATCCTCACGCCCACCGGCGGGGTCTTGCAAGACACGCTGACCATAACGCTCTACCTCTACAACAAGGGCTTCCGCGACTCCAACTTCTCCTACGCCTCAGCGCTGGCGGTGGTGGTGTTCATGGTGATTCTGGTACTGACGCTGGTGCAGCGGCGGGTGCTCGAGCGGAGGGTGACTTATGAGGCCTAA
- a CDS encoding carbohydrate ABC transporter permease produces MSNLSVFKNRWLAFLMLLPTLVVLGVFLYYPALETFRLSLYRANFVFQTETFVGLAQFQRLLGDPAYYQSLLQTLIFCVLVVSLGLATGLGLALLTNQPIRGSAVYRALLLYPYALSPAIAGTLWLFMFNPEVGLVNNLLRTLFGIAPRWLDNPILAFVLVVFAAVWKNIGYNLAFYTAALQNLPRELLEAAAIDGATPWQRFRYVTLPLLSPITFFLIFVNLTYAIFDTFSLVDILTAGGPTLGKTGITTFLIYRIYQDGFQNFQTGFAAAQAILMLVIVGALTLLQFRTGRRINYGA; encoded by the coding sequence ATGAGCAACTTATCTGTCTTCAAGAACCGCTGGTTGGCTTTTTTAATGCTCCTACCCACCTTGGTGGTGCTGGGAGTGTTTTTGTATTATCCGGCCCTCGAGACCTTCCGCCTTTCCCTCTACCGCGCCAACTTCGTCTTCCAGACCGAGACCTTCGTGGGGTTGGCCCAATTTCAACGGCTTCTGGGCGATCCTGCTTATTACCAAAGCCTGCTACAAACCCTGATTTTCTGTGTCCTGGTGGTAAGCCTGGGGCTTGCCACAGGTCTCGGTTTGGCCCTTCTGACCAACCAGCCAATCCGTGGGAGCGCGGTATACCGTGCGCTGTTACTCTACCCTTATGCCCTCTCTCCCGCCATCGCCGGAACCCTATGGCTGTTCATGTTCAACCCCGAGGTGGGGCTGGTAAATAACCTCCTACGCACCCTCTTCGGCATCGCCCCACGCTGGCTGGATAACCCCATTTTGGCCTTTGTCCTGGTGGTATTTGCCGCCGTATGGAAAAACATCGGCTACAACCTGGCTTTCTATACCGCGGCTTTGCAAAACCTACCGAGGGAACTGCTCGAGGCTGCTGCCATAGACGGAGCAACCCCCTGGCAGCGGTTTCGTTATGTAACCCTGCCTTTGCTCTCCCCGATTACCTTTTTTCTCATTTTTGTCAACCTCACCTACGCCATCTTCGACACCTTCAGCTTGGTGGACATCCTCACCGCTGGTGGCCCTACCCTGGGAAAAACCGGCATCACCACCTTTTTGATCTACCGGATATACCAAGATGGATTCCAAAATTTCCAAACCGGCTTCGCCGCGGCCCAAGCCATCCTAATGCTGGTGATCGTGGGGGCCCTTACCCTCTTGCAGTTCCGTACAGGTCGGAGGATCAACTATGGGGCGTAA
- a CDS encoding ABC transporter substrate-binding protein — MKHSMPVLMLIAILGTVGLAQRVTVEFWHAFGDPKRGGWIQAKAEAFNKANPNINVVPTFKGSYPEILQAATLAARQGKPPALVQMYEIGSQFALDSGIFQPVSNVGPIDTADYIKPVLNYYTIGGKVNSIPFNSSSPVLYFNKDLMKKAGLDPAKPPMTFGELTAACGKIAAANLGVKCFGMSLNGWFFEQWMAEQGALLANNSNGRKGRATEVLLTSEPAKRIVSWLKEMNDKGYYTYTGKLEDWDGSDAIFTDGKVVFHITSTADIVNINDAAKKTGFEMGVGFLPIPDGVKRNGVVIGGASLWISKGIPKEQAEAALKFALYMTNTDNMAEWHKITGYYPVRLSSIERLKKEGWLNAQAPQLVAFNQLLETIPNEATAGALIGPFQQIRRIVEETIQKVFSGTPVDAALNEAKTRADAALKEYNASIK; from the coding sequence ATGAAGCATAGCATGCCCGTCTTGATGCTGATAGCGATTTTGGGAACGGTTGGGCTAGCTCAACGTGTGACGGTGGAATTCTGGCACGCCTTCGGTGATCCCAAGCGGGGTGGTTGGATCCAAGCCAAGGCCGAGGCCTTCAACAAAGCCAATCCTAACATCAATGTAGTTCCAACCTTTAAAGGCAGCTACCCGGAGATCCTGCAAGCCGCTACCCTCGCCGCACGCCAGGGTAAGCCTCCCGCACTGGTGCAAATGTACGAGATCGGCAGCCAGTTCGCCCTCGACTCCGGCATCTTCCAGCCGGTCAGCAACGTGGGTCCTATCGATACCGCCGACTACATCAAGCCGGTGCTCAACTACTACACCATTGGCGGCAAGGTCAATAGCATCCCCTTCAACTCTTCCTCACCGGTGCTCTACTTCAACAAAGATCTGATGAAGAAAGCCGGCCTGGATCCGGCCAAACCGCCCATGACCTTTGGTGAACTCACCGCCGCCTGCGGCAAGATCGCTGCGGCCAACCTGGGGGTGAAGTGCTTCGGGATGAGCCTCAACGGCTGGTTCTTCGAGCAGTGGATGGCCGAGCAGGGAGCCCTCCTGGCCAACAACTCCAACGGGCGCAAGGGCCGGGCTACCGAGGTGCTGCTGACCAGCGAGCCGGCCAAGCGGATCGTCTCCTGGCTCAAGGAAATGAACGACAAGGGCTACTACACCTACACCGGCAAGCTCGAGGACTGGGACGGCAGCGATGCCATCTTCACCGATGGCAAGGTGGTCTTCCACATCACCTCCACCGCCGACATCGTCAACATTAACGACGCTGCCAAGAAGACCGGCTTCGAGATGGGGGTAGGTTTCCTGCCCATTCCCGATGGAGTCAAGCGCAACGGGGTGGTGATCGGCGGGGCCAGCCTGTGGATCAGCAAGGGCATCCCCAAGGAGCAGGCCGAGGCGGCCCTCAAGTTTGCCCTGTACATGACCAACACCGACAACATGGCCGAGTGGCACAAGATCACCGGCTACTACCCAGTGCGGCTCAGCTCGATCGAGCGGCTGAAAAAAGAGGGCTGGCTGAACGCACAGGCCCCGCAGCTCGTGGCCTTCAACCAACTCCTCGAGACCATCCCCAACGAGGCCACTGCCGGGGCCTTAATCGGCCCCTTCCAGCAAATCCGCCGCATCGTCGAGGAGACCATCCAGAAGGTTTTCTCCGGTACCCCGGTAGACGCTGCTCTGAACGAAGCCAAAACCCGGGCCGACGCCGCGCTCAAGGAGTACAACGCCAGCATCAAGTAA
- a CDS encoding carbohydrate ABC transporter permease produces MGRKTIQAALTHLALILAVLLVGFPLLFALIKATQAGSAVNSANLIPSTHLWDNLLSAWNGAKLGLYIRNSFVVAVGITVLKVITSALAAMVLVYFRIPAKGVLFSLILLTLMLPSDLLVVALFDLVNALGWANTYQAVILPFAASATGIFLLRQHFMNIPSSLLDAARIDGAGPFRFLFSVLLPLSWNTIGALALIQFIYGWEQYLWPLIIIRDSSHQVVQVGLKSLIGQASGQTDWGMVMAGTLVVILPPMVVFTLLGRQFSKGFVLSESK; encoded by the coding sequence ATGGGGCGTAAGACTATCCAAGCCGCTCTGACCCATCTGGCCTTGATCCTGGCAGTACTGCTGGTGGGATTCCCGCTGCTGTTCGCCCTGATCAAAGCTACCCAAGCTGGCTCGGCAGTGAACTCTGCCAACCTCATCCCCAGCACCCATCTATGGGATAACCTGCTGAGCGCTTGGAACGGAGCCAAGTTGGGGCTTTATATCCGCAACAGCTTCGTAGTGGCTGTGGGAATCACGGTCTTGAAAGTAATTACTTCAGCCTTAGCGGCAATGGTTCTGGTGTATTTTCGCATCCCGGCCAAGGGAGTGTTGTTCAGCCTGATTCTATTGACCTTGATGCTCCCTAGCGACTTACTGGTAGTCGCGCTATTTGACTTGGTCAATGCACTGGGTTGGGCCAACACCTATCAAGCCGTTATCCTCCCTTTTGCCGCCTCGGCGACGGGGATTTTCCTGCTGCGTCAACACTTCATGAACATCCCCTCGAGCCTGTTGGATGCAGCTCGTATTGACGGGGCTGGCCCTTTTCGTTTCCTCTTTTCCGTGCTGCTTCCCTTGAGCTGGAACACCATCGGCGCACTGGCGCTGATTCAATTTATCTATGGCTGGGAGCAGTACTTGTGGCCGCTGATCATCATCCGTGATAGCAGCCACCAAGTGGTTCAAGTAGGCCTCAAGAGCCTTATCGGGCAGGCCAGCGGGCAGACCGATTGGGGTATGGTGATGGCCGGAACCTTGGTGGTCATCCTTCCACCCATGGTGGTATTTACCCTGTTGGGGCGGCAATTTAGCAAGGGCTTTGTGCTCTCAGAAAGCAAGTGA